From bacterium, one genomic window encodes:
- a CDS encoding NCS2 family permease, with amino-acid sequence MAGLTTFITMAYIIFVNPAILSATGMDRGAVFTATILATVIATLIMGLYANVPFAQAPGMGLNSFFTFTVVLTMGFSWHQALAIVFLCGVINFIIVITKVRKLLIQAIPESLQHAIGGGIGLFIAYIGFKNAHFLDFIVQGNNVVHADLQDGHIVELVSRDVLPALARFNDPTTLLALAGIIVTVVMLLLRWRGALLLGILFTTAIGLLIGMVTWPSFRVQDFLPPSLAPTLFKLDLAGLFDQPDQLFSILTVIVAFSLSDTFDTIGTFIGAGRKAGIFDQSDETRLKTGRGLSSKMDRALFSDGIATSLGALLGTSNVTSYVESAAGISAGGRTGLTSVFTALLFLLCLFLAPLAMLIPASATAAALIVVGILMIESLKQVAWNDIDQAVAAFFTVVMMPFTFSIANGVAAGFIFYVLTKGVRGEWRSVHPLMYIVTGLFLFNFIISAFH; translated from the coding sequence ATGGCCGGATTGACCACCTTTATCACCATGGCGTATATCATTTTCGTCAACCCCGCCATCCTGTCGGCAACCGGCATGGACCGCGGCGCAGTGTTCACCGCGACCATTCTGGCCACGGTGATCGCGACGTTGATCATGGGGTTGTACGCCAACGTGCCGTTTGCCCAGGCGCCGGGGATGGGGCTCAACTCTTTTTTCACTTTTACCGTCGTGTTGACCATGGGGTTCTCTTGGCATCAGGCTCTGGCGATTGTTTTTTTATGCGGAGTGATCAATTTTATCATCGTCATCACCAAGGTGCGCAAGCTGTTGATTCAGGCCATCCCTGAATCGCTGCAGCATGCCATCGGCGGCGGCATCGGGCTGTTCATCGCCTATATCGGTTTCAAGAACGCCCATTTTCTCGATTTCATTGTTCAGGGGAACAACGTGGTGCATGCCGATCTGCAGGACGGACACATTGTGGAACTGGTCTCCCGCGATGTGTTGCCGGCTCTGGCCCGTTTCAACGATCCAACCACGCTGTTGGCCCTGGCCGGCATTATCGTGACGGTGGTGATGCTGCTGTTGCGCTGGCGCGGCGCCCTGTTGTTGGGGATTCTGTTCACAACGGCCATCGGACTGTTGATCGGCATGGTGACGTGGCCGTCGTTCCGCGTTCAGGATTTTCTGCCGCCTTCGCTGGCGCCGACGCTGTTCAAGCTGGATCTGGCCGGATTGTTCGACCAGCCGGATCAACTATTTTCCATTCTGACGGTGATTGTGGCTTTCAGCTTGTCGGATACTTTTGACACCATCGGCACCTTTATCGGCGCAGGCCGCAAGGCGGGCATTTTTGATCAGAGCGACGAAACGCGGCTGAAAACCGGCAGAGGACTCTCCTCTAAAATGGATCGCGCGTTGTTCAGCGACGGCATTGCCACCTCTCTGGGCGCGCTGCTGGGCACCAGCAACGTGACCAGCTACGTCGAAAGCGCGGCCGGCATCAGCGCCGGCGGACGCACCGGCTTGACGTCGGTTTTCACCGCGCTCCTGTTTCTGTTGTGTCTGTTCCTCGCGCCGCTGGCCATGCTGATTCCGGCTTCGGCCACGGCCGCGGCGCTCATCGTCGTCGGCATCCTGATGATCGAAAGCCTGAAGCAGGTGGCCTGGAACGATATCGATCAGGCGGTGGCGGCTTTTTTCACGGTAGTGATGATGCCGTTCACCTTCAGCATCGCCAACGGCGTGGCCGCAGGATTCATCTTTTACGTGCTCACCAAGGGGGTGCGGGGAGAATGGCGTTCGGT